From a region of the Fusarium verticillioides 7600 chromosome 9, whole genome shotgun sequence genome:
- a CDS encoding prephenate dehydrogenase (NADP+): MASQSQPVPEGMENFVVGLIGMGDMGKMYAERLSAAGWRIMACDREENQEKLQKEYAGNKNIEICRNGHYVSRASDYIIYSVEAAVIDRVIAQYGPSTKLGAIVGGQTSCKSPEIAAFEAHLPDDVDIISCHSLHGPNVDPTNQPLVLIQHRAPDSALRKVEIVLSCLRSKFVHLSAREHDRITADTQAVTHAAFLSMGKAWHANKQFPWELSRYVGGIENVKVNLMLRIYSQKWHVYAGLAILNPEASEQISQYARSVTDLYKLMLEGNREGFRERVYRARDKVFGPSTTWDTRPLLEPSILSSFSLGTPTDEPRPNNHLSILAMVDCWAALNIVPYDHMLCSTPLFRLRLGVTEYLFRNEDVLEAAIETAIEDKTYRSDDLEFTFAARAWAECVNLGHFETWEKRFVSTQQFFEPRFEEAKVVGNQMMKKILENSKDS; the protein is encoded by the exons ATGGCTTCACAATCGCAGCCCGTCCCTGAGGGGATGGAGAACTTCGTCGTCGGACTGATTGGTATGGGCGACATGGGCAAGATGTATGCCGAAAGGCTGTCTGCCGCTGGCTGGAG AATCATGGCCTGCGAcagagaagagaatcagGAAAAGCTTCAGAAAGAATATGCTGGAAAT AAAAATATAGAAATTTGTCGAAATGGCCATTATGTTTCCCGCGCAAGCGACTACATCATCTACAGCGTCGAGGCCGCCGTCATTGACCGTGTAATTGCTCAGTATGGACCAT ctaccaagcttggtgccaTTGTTGGAGGTCAAACCTCTTGCAAGTCCCCCGAGATCGCTGCCTTTGAGGCTCACCTCCCCGACGACGTCGATATTATCTCGTGCCACTCACTCCATGGCCCCAATGTTGATCCGACTAACCAACCTCTTGTGCTCATTCAACACCGTGCCCCAGATTCAGCTCTTCGAAAGGTTGAGATTGTCCTCAGCTGTCTACGCTCAAAGTTTGTCCATCTCTCGGCCCGCGAGCACGACCGCATCACCGCCGATACTCAAGCAGTCACCCATGCAGCCTTCTTATCTATGGGTAAGGCGTGGCACGCTAACAAGCAATTTCCTTGGGAGCTGAGTCGATATGTTGGCGGTAttgagaatgtcaaggtcaatTTGATGCTGCGCATCTACAGTCAAAAGTGGCATGTGTACGCCGGCCTTGCTATTCTTAACCCTGAAGCGAGTGAACAGATCTCACAGTACGCACGAAGCGTCACCGATTTGTACAAACTCATGCTCGAAGGAAACCGTGAGGGCTTCAGAGAACGAGTCTACCGTGCACGCGACAAGGTATTTGGTCCATCCACGACCTGGGACACACGCCCCTTGCTCGAGCCGTCAATCCTGTCGTCCTTCTCGCTCGGCACGCCTACTGATGAGCCTCGACCCAACAACCATCTCTCGATCCTTGCAATGGTCGACTGCTGGGCGGCGCTCAATATTGTGCCGTACGATCATATGCTCTGCAGCACTCCTCTCTTCCGCTTGCGTCTTGGTGTCACTGAATACCTCTTCCGCAACGAAGATGTCCTCGAGGCAGCCATTGAGACTGCAATCGAGGATAAGACGTACCGTAGCGATGATCTGGAGTTTACTTTTGCAGCACGGGCCTGGGCTGAGTGTGTGAACCTGGGACATTTCGAGACATGGGAGAAGCGGTTCGTGAGTACTCAACAGTTCTTTGAACCACGGtttgaggaggccaaggtGGTGGGTAATcaaatgatgaagaagatattGGAGAATTCCAAGGATAGTTAG
- a CDS encoding 40S ribosomal protein S16: MSTQSVQCFGKKKTATAVAHCKAGRGLIKVNGRPLSLVQPEILRFKVYEPLLVVGLDKFANVDIRCRVSGGGHTSQIYAIRQAIAKSLIAYYQKFVDEHSKNLLKQALVQFDRTLLVADNRRCEPKKFGGKGARSRFQKSYR, from the exons ATGTCTACTCAGTCAGTGCAGTGTTTTGGTAAAAAGAAGACCGCCACCGCCGTTGCTCACTGCAAG GCTGGCCGcggtctcatcaaggtcaacggACGACCTCTCTCCCTCGTCCAGCCCGAGATCTTGCGCTTCAAG GTCTACGAGCCtcttctcgttgttggccttgacaagttcGCCAACGTTGACATCCGATGTAGGGTCTCAGGAGGTGGACATACTTCTCAA ATCTATGCCATCCGACAGGCCATTGCCAAGTCTCTGATCGCCTACTACCAGAAGTTTGTCGATGAGCACTCCAAGAACCTCCTCAAGCAGGCTCTCGTCCAGTTCGACCGAACCCTCCTCGTTGCCGACAACCGCCGATGCGAGCCCAAGAAGTTCGGTGGTAAGGGTGCCCGCTCTCGCTTCCAGAAGTCTTACCGTTAA
- a CDS encoding 60S ribosomal protein L32: MVAAKHVKIVKKRTKRFERHQSDRFKCVDPSWRKPKGIDSRVRRRFRGTIAMPSIGYGSNKKTRYMTPSGHKAFLVSNVNDVELLLMHNRTHAAEIAHNVSSRKRVDIIARAKQLGVKVTNPKAKVTTEV, encoded by the exons ATGGTTGCCGCTAAGCACGTCAAGATCGTCAAGAAGC GCACGAAGCGCTTCGAGCGTCACCAGAGTGATCGCTTCAAGTGTGTCGACCCCAGCTGGCGCAAGCCCAAGGGTATCGACAGCCGTGTCCGACGACGATTCCGCGGCACCATTGCCATGCCCTCT ATCGGCTATGGCTCCAACAAGAAGACCCGCTACATGACCCCCTCCGGCCACAAGGCTTTCCTCGTCAGCAACGTCAACGatgtcgagcttctccttaTGCACAACCGAACCCACGCTGCCGA GATTGCCCACAACGTCTCGTCGAGGAAGCGAGTTGACATCATTGCCCGCGCCAAGCAACTGGGTGTCAAGGTCACCAACCCCAAGGCGAAGGTTACCACCGAGGTTTAA
- a CDS encoding prephenate dehydrogenase (NADP+) codes for MACDREENQEKLQKEYAGNKNIEICRNGHYVSRASDYIIYSVEAAVIDRVIAQYGPSTKLGAIVGGQTSCKSPEIAAFEAHLPDDVDIISCHSLHGPNVDPTNQPLVLIQHRAPDSALRKVEIVLSCLRSKFVHLSAREHDRITADTQAVTHAAFLSMGKAWHANKQFPWELSRYVGGIENVKVNLMLRIYSQKWHVYAGLAILNPEASEQISQYARSVTDLYKLMLEGNREGFRERVYRARDKVFGPSTTWDTRPLLEPSILSSFSLGTPTDEPRPNNHLSILAMVDCWAALNIVPYDHMLCSTPLFRLRLGVTEYLFRNEDVLEAAIETAIEDKTYRSDDLEFTFAARAWAECVNLGHFETWEKRFVSTQQFFEPRFEEAKVVGNQMMKKILENSKDS; via the exons ATGGCCTGCGAcagagaagagaatcagGAAAAGCTTCAGAAAGAATATGCTGGAAAT AAAAATATAGAAATTTGTCGAAATGGCCATTATGTTTCCCGCGCAAGCGACTACATCATCTACAGCGTCGAGGCCGCCGTCATTGACCGTGTAATTGCTCAGTATGGACCAT ctaccaagcttggtgccaTTGTTGGAGGTCAAACCTCTTGCAAGTCCCCCGAGATCGCTGCCTTTGAGGCTCACCTCCCCGACGACGTCGATATTATCTCGTGCCACTCACTCCATGGCCCCAATGTTGATCCGACTAACCAACCTCTTGTGCTCATTCAACACCGTGCCCCAGATTCAGCTCTTCGAAAGGTTGAGATTGTCCTCAGCTGTCTACGCTCAAAGTTTGTCCATCTCTCGGCCCGCGAGCACGACCGCATCACCGCCGATACTCAAGCAGTCACCCATGCAGCCTTCTTATCTATGGGTAAGGCGTGGCACGCTAACAAGCAATTTCCTTGGGAGCTGAGTCGATATGTTGGCGGTAttgagaatgtcaaggtcaatTTGATGCTGCGCATCTACAGTCAAAAGTGGCATGTGTACGCCGGCCTTGCTATTCTTAACCCTGAAGCGAGTGAACAGATCTCACAGTACGCACGAAGCGTCACCGATTTGTACAAACTCATGCTCGAAGGAAACCGTGAGGGCTTCAGAGAACGAGTCTACCGTGCACGCGACAAGGTATTTGGTCCATCCACGACCTGGGACACACGCCCCTTGCTCGAGCCGTCAATCCTGTCGTCCTTCTCGCTCGGCACGCCTACTGATGAGCCTCGACCCAACAACCATCTCTCGATCCTTGCAATGGTCGACTGCTGGGCGGCGCTCAATATTGTGCCGTACGATCATATGCTCTGCAGCACTCCTCTCTTCCGCTTGCGTCTTGGTGTCACTGAATACCTCTTCCGCAACGAAGATGTCCTCGAGGCAGCCATTGAGACTGCAATCGAGGATAAGACGTACCGTAGCGATGATCTGGAGTTTACTTTTGCAGCACGGGCCTGGGCTGAGTGTGTGAACCTGGGACATTTCGAGACATGGGAGAAGCGGTTCGTGAGTACTCAACAGTTCTTTGAACCACGGtttgaggaggccaaggtGGTGGGTAATcaaatgatgaagaagatattGGAGAATTCCAAGGATAGTTAG